Proteins from a single region of Deinococcus malanensis:
- a CDS encoding ABC transporter permease — MPVRSEALRWPMVWRIALRDLLSTLRDRRTLNATILMPLILIPLFTLGLPLMLGSFIGGQQQERQKVGVVGVLPPGLRAELVRDEKAPDGQVVRAGVTLVPVKNARLAVQDGDVEAALRAPAPLPTRAGESSGTLEVYAKLGSIRAQSGALIKVTQVVDRYNRRLTLERLKPLGLSEQALTPVTVRPVDASLEQAQRSGQLAFLVPMLMLQFILAGAMATAVDATAGEKERGTLESLLVAPVRRSEVVAGKLLATTITALTSACFSVVGFLLSGLAVRAFTGRQEGAGAEIAQSMGGQLSLTLGSAVALLGVGISAALLISAALIAIGIYARSFKEAQTYIAPLSMAIVIPAVMLQFSEFLDLQSGLYALPLFGGMLAILDTVRGAVTAPHVLLAMLANLLGALILSVLALRSFNREEVIFRN, encoded by the coding sequence ATGCCTGTGCGGTCTGAGGCCCTGCGCTGGCCGATGGTCTGGCGGATTGCCCTGCGTGACCTGCTGTCCACCCTGCGCGACCGACGCACGTTGAACGCGACCATCCTGATGCCCCTGATCCTGATCCCGCTGTTCACCCTGGGGCTGCCCCTGATGCTGGGCAGTTTCATCGGCGGTCAGCAGCAGGAGCGGCAGAAGGTCGGGGTGGTCGGCGTCTTGCCACCGGGCCTGCGGGCCGAACTGGTGCGCGATGAGAAAGCTCCCGACGGTCAGGTAGTGCGTGCGGGCGTGACCCTGGTGCCGGTCAAGAACGCCCGACTGGCCGTGCAGGATGGCGATGTCGAGGCTGCCCTGCGTGCTCCGGCACCCCTGCCAACCCGGGCTGGAGAAAGCAGCGGTACGCTGGAGGTGTATGCCAAGCTGGGCAGCATCCGCGCACAGTCCGGCGCCCTAATCAAGGTGACTCAGGTGGTTGACCGGTACAACCGTCGGCTGACGCTGGAGCGCTTAAAGCCTCTGGGCCTGAGCGAGCAGGCCCTGACACCGGTCACGGTGCGGCCGGTAGACGCCAGTCTTGAGCAGGCACAGCGCAGTGGGCAACTGGCCTTTCTGGTGCCCATGCTGATGCTTCAGTTCATCCTGGCTGGGGCCATGGCGACTGCTGTAGATGCCACCGCCGGTGAAAAGGAAAGAGGCACCCTCGAAAGCCTGCTGGTGGCTCCGGTCCGCCGCTCCGAGGTGGTGGCGGGCAAGCTGCTGGCCACGACGATCACCGCGCTGACCAGTGCGTGCTTCAGTGTGGTGGGCTTTTTGCTGAGCGGTCTGGCGGTGCGGGCTTTTACCGGTCGTCAGGAAGGTGCAGGCGCTGAGATTGCACAGTCCATGGGGGGTCAGCTGTCCCTGACGCTGGGCTCCGCCGTGGCGCTGCTGGGAGTCGGCATCAGCGCCGCGCTCCTGATCAGTGCTGCCCTTATCGCCATCGGGATCTACGCCCGCAGCTTCAAAGAGGCGCAGACCTACATCGCTCCCCTGAGCATGGCGATCGTGATTCCCGCCGTCATGCTGCAGTTCAGCGAATTTCTGGACCTGCAAAGCGGGCTGTATGCCCTCCCGCTGTTTGGAGGCATGCTGGCCATCCTGGATACCGTTCGGGGGGCAGTCACAGCTCCGCACGTCCTGCTGGCCATGCTGGCCAACCTGCTGGGCGCCCTGATCCTGAGTGTGCTGGCGCTGCGCAGCTTTAACCGGGAAGAGGTCATTTTCCGCAACTGA